One Caretta caretta isolate rCarCar2 chromosome 6, rCarCar1.hap1, whole genome shotgun sequence genomic region harbors:
- the LOC125638952 gene encoding claudin-9-like: MASAGLEILGMGLCIFGWLGSIISCALPTWKVTAFIGNNIVTAQTIWEGLWMNCIVQSTGQMQCKVYDSMLALPQDLQAARALTVISVLLALLALLASVVGAKCTNCVEDEGAKARLMIVSGAVFVVSGVLCLIPVCWSANTIIRDFYNPLVSEALKRELGAALYVGWAAAALLVLGGALLCCSCPPRSERYPPRVGYMAAARSGVGSGVDKRDYV; the protein is encoded by the coding sequence atGGCTTCTGCAGGGCTGGAAATCTTGGGCATGGGGCTATGCATCTTCGGCTGGCTGGGCTCCATCATCTCCTGCGCCCTGCCCACGTGGAAGGTGACGGCCTTCATCGGCAACAACATCGTGACGGCGCAGACCatctgggaggggctgtggatgAACTGCATCGTGCAGAGCACCGGCCAGATGCAGTGCAAGGTCTACGACTCCATGTTGGCGCTGCCCCAGGACCTGCAGGCCGCCCGCGCCCTCACGGTCATCTCGgtgctgctggccctgctggCCCTGCTGGCGAGCGTCGTGGGCGCCAAGTGCACCAACTGCGTGGAGGACGAGGGCGCCAAGGCGCGGCTCATGATAGTCTCCGGCGCCGTCTTCGTGGTCTCCGGCGTCCTCTGCCTCATCCCCGTGTGCTGGTCGGCCAACACCATCATCCGGGACTTCTACAACCCGCTGGTGTCCGAAGCCCTGAAGCGGGAGCTGGGGGCAGCGCTCTATGTGGGGTGGGCCGCCGCAGCCCTGCTGGTTCTCGGGGGGGCTCTGCTTTGCTGCTCCTGCCCGCCCCGCTCCGAGAGATACCCACCCCGGGTCGGGTACATGGCGGCTGCGAGGTCCGGGGTGGGCAGCGGGGTGGACAAGAGGGACTATGTGtga